In one Candidatus Nitronereus thalassa genomic region, the following are encoded:
- the argH gene encoding argininosuccinate lyase: MKASSSARRKKSFSSSQATRISAKKSSTTSAKAWAGRFTEPTNALVERFTTSLPIDRQLFEYDIQGSMAHCQTLEKAKVLSKAECQQLIRGLTRVRSELREGRFPFTDSDEDIHMVVERRLTELIGPLGGKLHTGRSRNDQVTLDLRLYLREQLQVLHGKIHAVQAAFVQQASQHINTFIPGYTHLQRAQPVSLAHHFLAYVEMLERDKARIADALRRVNVMPLGSGALAGSNYPTDRTFTAKLLNFPALSQNSLDAVSDRDYVVEVLNVLSLIMMHLSRLSEELIVWSSQEFSFVELPDGFCTGSSMMPQKKNPDVPELIRGKTGRVYGHLVTLLTTLKGLPLSYNRDLQEDKEPLFDALQTVLDSLSLYAGLIQRMTVRKERVAEAVGSGFLLATELADYLVQEGVPFREAHSIVGRLVQTCIKQKQELGDVSLDDLRTISPRFTKKALNFLTVEGAVDRKAQIGGTARKQVARQLKTWEQRLKKRPSM; the protein is encoded by the coding sequence ATGAAAGCCTCTTCCTCCGCTCGGCGAAAAAAATCCTTCTCCTCGTCACAGGCCACACGGATTTCAGCGAAAAAATCTTCTACGACTTCGGCCAAGGCTTGGGCTGGCCGGTTTACGGAGCCGACCAATGCGTTGGTTGAACGATTCACGACCTCTTTGCCGATTGATCGACAACTTTTCGAGTATGACATTCAGGGAAGCATGGCTCACTGCCAGACTCTGGAGAAGGCCAAGGTGCTCTCCAAGGCGGAATGTCAACAGCTCATTCGAGGGCTCACCCGCGTGCGTTCAGAACTACGCGAAGGGCGATTTCCCTTTACTGACAGTGATGAAGACATTCACATGGTCGTGGAACGACGGTTGACGGAACTGATTGGTCCCTTAGGTGGAAAGTTGCACACGGGACGCAGTCGGAACGATCAAGTGACCCTTGATTTGCGCCTCTATCTACGTGAGCAGCTTCAGGTGCTTCACGGAAAAATTCATGCCGTGCAAGCCGCGTTTGTGCAGCAGGCTTCTCAGCATATTAATACCTTTATTCCTGGATATACCCACCTCCAGCGAGCGCAACCAGTGTCCCTCGCGCATCATTTTTTGGCCTATGTGGAAATGCTGGAACGGGACAAGGCCCGAATCGCCGATGCCTTGCGTCGTGTGAATGTGATGCCGTTAGGATCGGGAGCGTTGGCAGGTTCCAATTATCCCACGGATCGGACGTTCACCGCTAAATTATTGAACTTTCCAGCGTTGAGCCAAAACAGCCTCGATGCGGTCTCCGATCGTGATTATGTGGTGGAAGTGTTAAATGTCCTCTCCCTCATCATGATGCACCTATCGCGCCTCAGCGAAGAACTGATTGTGTGGTCGTCGCAAGAATTTTCTTTTGTGGAATTACCCGATGGATTTTGCACCGGAAGCAGTATGATGCCACAAAAGAAAAATCCCGATGTTCCTGAACTTATTCGCGGCAAAACTGGTCGAGTATATGGACACCTCGTGACATTGCTGACGACGCTCAAGGGCTTGCCTTTGAGTTATAACCGAGATCTTCAAGAAGATAAGGAGCCGCTTTTTGATGCTCTGCAAACTGTGTTAGACTCGCTTTCGTTGTATGCCGGGTTGATTCAGCGAATGACAGTTCGGAAGGAGAGAGTTGCCGAGGCGGTGGGGTCGGGGTTCTTACTCGCTACCGAGTTAGCCGACTATTTGGTTCAAGAAGGTGTACCGTTTCGAGAAGCTCACAGTATTGTGGGACGATTGGTCCAGACCTGTATTAAACAAAAACAAGAACTCGGGGACGTGTCCCTGGATGATCTCCGAACAATCTCTCCTCGCTTTACGAAAAAAGCGCTGAACTTTTTGACGGTTGAGGGTGCGGTTGATCGAAAAGCGCAAATTGGGGGAACCGCTCGGAAACAGGTGGCTCGACAATTGAAAACTTGGGAGCAACGTCTTAAGAAACGCCCTTCAATGTAA
- the lysA gene encoding diaminopimelate decarboxylase — MHHFQYHQDSLSCEDIPLEQIAKEQGTPCYIYSHATLTRHFQAVDQAFASVPHIIAFAMKANSNLAVLRLMASLGSGADIVSGGELFRALKAGIPSNKIVFAGVGKDHKEIRYAIESDILFFNVESSAELQAINEVAKGMGKQARVALRVNPDIDPQTHPYISTGMKKSKFGIGADLALAEFERAAALPNIQVVGLHAHIGSQLTKISPFVDSLTKVLGLIQTLKDKGIPIQYLNIGGGLGITYSDEAPPQPKDLAEAITPLLKQSQCQIVMEPGRVIVGNAGILLTRVLFIKDTGTKKFAIVDAAMNDLIRPSLYEAHHDILPVLRIPNRQEEVFDVVGPICESGDFLAQNRTMPLVKEGDLLAVMSAGAYAFTMASNYNSRPRVPEILVKGRESFVIRERESYDDLIRGEHIPGFLTS, encoded by the coding sequence ATGCATCATTTTCAATATCACCAAGATTCTCTGTCCTGTGAAGACATCCCACTCGAACAAATCGCCAAGGAACAAGGGACGCCTTGTTACATCTACAGCCATGCGACGCTGACTCGTCACTTCCAAGCGGTTGATCAGGCGTTTGCGTCCGTTCCGCACATTATTGCCTTTGCGATGAAAGCTAATTCCAATCTTGCTGTGCTTCGGCTCATGGCTTCTTTAGGGAGCGGGGCTGATATTGTCTCGGGTGGAGAACTCTTTCGAGCGCTGAAAGCAGGAATTCCTTCTAACAAGATCGTCTTCGCCGGGGTGGGCAAGGATCATAAAGAAATCCGATATGCCATTGAATCCGACATTTTGTTCTTTAATGTCGAATCATCGGCGGAGTTGCAGGCCATCAATGAAGTGGCCAAGGGCATGGGGAAACAAGCCCGTGTGGCGCTCCGCGTCAACCCCGACATTGATCCGCAAACCCATCCCTACATTTCCACGGGCATGAAAAAAAGTAAGTTTGGGATCGGGGCGGATCTGGCATTGGCCGAATTCGAACGAGCGGCGGCATTGCCCAATATTCAGGTGGTGGGCCTTCATGCTCATATTGGATCACAACTGACGAAAATTAGTCCGTTTGTCGATTCGCTCACCAAGGTGTTGGGCCTTATCCAAACGCTGAAAGACAAGGGCATTCCCATTCAGTATCTCAATATTGGAGGAGGATTAGGCATCACCTATTCTGATGAAGCGCCGCCTCAGCCCAAAGATTTGGCCGAAGCCATTACCCCGCTGCTGAAACAGTCTCAATGTCAGATTGTCATGGAGCCGGGGCGAGTGATTGTCGGCAATGCCGGGATTCTGCTCACACGGGTCCTCTTTATTAAAGACACCGGCACGAAAAAGTTTGCCATTGTCGATGCGGCGATGAACGATCTGATTCGGCCCAGCCTGTATGAAGCCCACCACGATATTTTGCCGGTCCTTCGAATTCCCAATAGACAAGAAGAAGTCTTTGATGTTGTGGGTCCCATTTGTGAATCCGGAGATTTCCTTGCCCAAAATCGTACCATGCCCTTGGTGAAAGAAGGGGATCTGTTGGCGGTGATGAGTGCGGGCGCATACGCGTTCACCATGGCGTCCAATTACAATTCCAGACCACGAGTCCCTGAAATATTAGTCAAGGGGAGAGAAAGCTTTGTGATTCGTGAACGCGAAAGCTATGATGACCTCATTCGAGGGGAACACATTCCAGGGTTTCTTACCTCCTAA
- the dapA gene encoding 4-hydroxy-tetrahydrodipicolinate synthase, whose translation MFSGSLVAIVTPFKNGKFDEQSYAELIEWQIANGTHGIVPCGTTGESATLTHQEHERVVAFTIEVVNRRVSVIAGTGSNATDEAITFTKHAKEAGADAALLITPYYNKPTQEGLYRHYAAVAKAVDLPLILYNIQGRTCVNMMPETIARTAKLANVVGIKEGSGSLGQVSEIIQQCGEKFTVLAGDDALTLPMMALGAKGVITVTANVSPKNMANLVNAAQAGNFALARTYHFKLAPLFSALFYETNPIPVKEALAMMNKIAPDIRLPLTPLSADNQERLRQVMKDSGLI comes from the coding sequence ATGTTTTCTGGATCACTCGTTGCCATCGTCACGCCATTTAAAAACGGCAAATTCGATGAACAGTCCTATGCCGAGTTAATCGAATGGCAAATAGCGAATGGGACTCATGGGATTGTCCCCTGTGGAACGACAGGCGAGTCGGCTACGCTGACGCACCAAGAACACGAACGCGTTGTGGCCTTTACCATAGAGGTCGTCAATCGTCGGGTCTCCGTGATTGCCGGGACTGGGTCCAACGCCACTGATGAAGCGATTACATTTACTAAACATGCCAAGGAGGCAGGTGCAGATGCCGCTCTCCTCATCACCCCTTATTACAACAAGCCCACACAGGAAGGTCTGTATCGGCATTATGCCGCTGTGGCGAAGGCCGTAGATCTTCCGTTGATTCTGTACAATATTCAGGGTCGTACCTGCGTGAACATGATGCCCGAAACCATTGCGCGCACCGCCAAGCTCGCCAATGTTGTTGGAATTAAAGAGGGCAGTGGCTCCCTTGGGCAGGTGTCCGAGATCATTCAACAATGCGGTGAAAAGTTTACGGTTCTCGCTGGGGATGACGCCTTGACCCTCCCGATGATGGCCTTGGGCGCGAAAGGTGTGATTACGGTGACCGCGAATGTGTCCCCGAAAAACATGGCGAACTTGGTGAATGCTGCCCAGGCGGGAAACTTTGCCTTGGCGCGTACCTATCATTTTAAACTTGCTCCGTTGTTCAGTGCGTTGTTCTATGAGACCAATCCGATTCCGGTCAAAGAAGCGTTGGCCATGATGAATAAAATTGCTCCGGACATTCGTCTTCCTCTCACTCCACTGTCGGCAGACAACCAAGAACGACTTCGTCAAGTCATGAAAGATTCGGGGTTGATCTAA
- the dapB gene encoding 4-hydroxy-tetrahydrodipicolinate reductase, whose translation MASPTKVIITGAAGRMGKRLVSLVQESPNLQLAGATEAKGHPGLGRDAGDIAGCGPLGVSLVSDLATVLQQADVVVDFTSPTVTLGHLTLAVQHKRAMVIGTTGFSPDEMKQLRRHAESIPCVQAPNMSVGINVLLEIIGKVAQALGDDYDLEIIDAHHNKKKDAPSGTALKLAEALAAAKNWDLEETGVYARHGIIGERSSKEIGIQTVRAGDIVGDHTVLYGGPGERIEITHRAHNRDPFARGALRAAEWVVKQPPGLYGMADVLGL comes from the coding sequence ATGGCTTCTCCCACCAAAGTCATCATTACCGGAGCCGCCGGACGAATGGGAAAACGGTTGGTGTCCCTTGTGCAAGAATCACCAAATCTTCAACTCGCTGGAGCCACTGAAGCGAAAGGGCACCCGGGTCTAGGAAGAGATGCCGGGGATATCGCAGGGTGTGGACCTCTGGGGGTGTCATTGGTGAGTGACCTGGCCACGGTGTTGCAACAGGCTGACGTGGTTGTCGATTTTACCTCACCGACTGTCACGCTTGGTCATCTCACTCTCGCCGTTCAGCATAAGCGCGCCATGGTAATCGGCACCACAGGGTTTTCTCCCGATGAGATGAAACAACTTCGGAGACATGCGGAATCAATCCCCTGCGTTCAAGCCCCAAATATGAGTGTGGGCATTAACGTGCTGCTCGAAATTATCGGAAAAGTCGCGCAGGCCCTTGGGGACGACTACGACCTCGAAATTATCGATGCACATCATAACAAGAAGAAAGACGCACCGAGTGGCACCGCCTTAAAATTGGCAGAAGCCTTGGCCGCGGCGAAGAACTGGGATTTAGAAGAAACCGGTGTCTATGCCAGACATGGTATCATTGGTGAGCGGTCGTCAAAAGAAATCGGCATTCAGACGGTTCGTGCCGGTGATATCGTGGGGGACCATACCGTGTTGTATGGTGGGCCCGGAGAGCGGATCGAAATCACGCACCGCGCCCACAACCGAGACCCATTTGCGCGGGGAGCCTTGCGTGCCGCAGAATGGGTAGTGAAGCAACCGCCTGGGTTGTATGGCATGGCGGATGTTCTAGGCTTATAA